The following is a genomic window from Pygocentrus nattereri isolate fPygNat1 chromosome 8, fPygNat1.pri, whole genome shotgun sequence.
agttgggcttggccccttagttccagtgaaaggaactcttaatgcttcagcagaccaagaggttttgacaattttatgctcccaactttgtgggaacagtttggggatggccccttcctgttccaacatgactgtgcaccagtgcacaaagcaaggtccataaagacatagataagcgagtttggtgtggaagaacttggctgGCCTCAACCCGGTAGAACACCTTTGCGATGAATTAGagtgtgagccagaccttcttgtccaacaacagtgtctgacctcacaaatgcgcttctgcaagaatggtcaaaaattcccataaacacactcctaaaccttgtggaaagccttcccagaagaattgaagctgttatagctgcaaaggggggccgacatcatattaaaccctatggattatgaatgggatgtcactcaagttcatatgcgtgtgaagcaagacgagcgaatacttttggcaatacagtgtatacaCAGATACATCACCAGTCAACTTAGGTGATATTTCAGAAATAAATCTTCTAATTCTCTGTAATTCTAATCCAGGTAGACTTAGTctcaatttatatattttataaatgtttatatatcagCATCAACATTACAAAACCTCACACTATTTCAGTCTGTAATAAGTTATGATAGGTTTCATCCTGATTATTGACTAAGGGGACTGTGTAAGCTATGGTTATAAGCTGTTTGCTCACTGAGAGTTGAAGTTGCCAGGTACTCAAATCCATTTTCTAAAAGCATccagagaaaatacattttaaatcagttaCTAGCAGTAAATCAATTGCATCTTAGTGTTAAATCACTCTGGGCACAAGAGGGTTAAATCCACAGTCATGACTGTCCAATAGACATGGCTCTTTTCGTCTTGACTTTTAGCTTGTTTAATGGTTAAAAGGGGCCCCTTGAAATCCTGGGTTAGTTTAAACTGTAACACAGTTGAGCTGAAGTCACTCTGGGTTTAGCTCAGAGTTCCCTAACCAAAAATACACAGATATAACATTTCGACATTCTTCTGCTACGAGAAAGAACAAGAAGTGAGTGGCAGGCCGAGTGGCAGCTCAGTCGCCATTATAGTGGAATTACAAGTGAGTTGTCTATTAATTACTCTAAGACTAAGGACAAATGAGACCGGCAGAGCCTACATGTGAGTAAAGTTCACTCACTTCAGTGGAGCGCACGGTCATCAACACCTGTAGCTTCCCTTCTCTCACGAAAAGAGGAATCAGCACTGAAGCTTTGGTCAGGGCAGGTAAAGGCAGTGACTCCTCTCCAGCAGTGCATTTGCTTAAGCGCTCTATAACCTTTTTCTTATGGTCCATTGTACCAACTCAGACAGCTGGTCCGAGGACTTGTATTAAGCTATTAAACTTCCAGAGCCGCGAGTCCACTCGGGTCATTGATCGTCTGATTCAAAACACTTCTTTGTCAACTCTTCTTATCTCTAGTCGGTGTGTTAGATTAGCAGGAAAAACTGGTCCGGACCAGGAAAACGCGTGTTGAAAAACACCGGGCGGTGCATaatgggaaatgtagttcagTATTGTGTTTAACACATTGGGCAAACCAATCAAAAAACTACAATTTAGTTAATGGACAGAAGCGAGCACCCTGGAAAGATGGCTTCACGGTGCTGATtttgtttcattcatttatataaaGAAATGTCCTAGAAAGTCGACAGCCTGTCTCAATGGTAAGAGCGTCCAGTAAtgtttaaataacatgaatgcCTGCACGATAAAGTTAGCTTAGCGCAATATCGTCCTGTTTTGGTACGTTAGCAGTTTAGCTAGATGTCTGGGTAGTGTTAACGGGATCTGGAATGCtatgataaaaatgtttaaatcaaaGCTGAATATGAAGTCAGTTTATAAGAGATAAAGCCTAGCGTGCCTATTTGCATCCGCATTGTATCACAGGAAAGGAAAGGGTAACGTTAAGTTATCGATATTCTGTTATGAATTCCAACAGCTAGCATTGTAATAGGTTCCTGTATCAGTTGGTTAATTAAATAATGCATACATATCATATCAGCACATGTACATAGCATTGactcatatataaatataattgctATACAAAGTACGATTGATGGCTTGCATATCCTTTGTGAGACATTTCTGTCCCTGATTTGTCTTGTTCTTGTATTATAAGACTTGCTTGCCCAGAAACATTAACACTTCTTATGGTTTATGTAATTTTAGGTAGTGGACAATTCCTCCAGAGTCAACAGGAGTGTGAACGAGTCGAACAAAAGCTatgaaagaacattttaaacagatGTGAAGACTGAGGTGGCGTGAGGTCTGCTCTGGATCCTGCTTACTTGCTGCTTTATGGCCATGTCTTGTGTTaatactgcatgtttcatttgtGGATGAGCACAGGAATGCAGTGATGTTATTTTTTGCCAGTATCATCAGTGAAGCATGAAtatgctctctcctctctctgtgtgttcttTCTGGTTTGTCCAGGATGCAGTCTCAACGGCTGTGTGACGAGGAACAGCAGCACCACCTACTGGAACAGGTTTCTAGTCCAGCCTCACTGAGGGAAGCCACTGCTCGTGTATGGTTCATTCAGGATGGCTGTGGTATGGTCTGTGCCTTCATCACCTGGTTCCTGGTGCTTTATGCTGACTTTGTTGTCACCTTTGTCatgctgctgccctctaaaagtgTGGCATATGCTGTGGTCAATGGGGTGCTGTTCAACTGCCTGGCTGTCCTGGCACTGACCTCCCACCTGCGCACTATGCTCACTGACCCGGTAAGTACAAGTGCAACAGGCCTGCACCTTTTTTCTGTTCAAAGCACTTCAGCTACGGTAGGGTTCGATATATGTATCTTGACACTTATCTTGTTGAACTAGTAAGCATGAGATCTGACTGCATCCCAGCCTGTTGTAGTATTTTTCAGCTTAATCTCTAACAGGCGACTCTGTAGTATATTATCAATTACCACAaggaataattaaaaatgtttccctgcactgaaaaaggaaaagacaaCCTGTTGACTCAGTACATACTGATAATAAAAGCAGACTTAGATTAGATTGAAaaccactggcatatttctgtAGTACAGAGGGCAGAGTGAGGGAGTAATTTATAGAAGGggttaggggtgggtgatatgggcAAAAACATCATCATGATTTctaaagacatttttacaatataaaatatttttttttacaatattttgtttACAAACGATACCTACAGAAAGCAttgaaaagcatattgtgtaGCGTGATAATAAAATGATCACAGTAGTGGTAAAATATCGTCATGTTGCTCATCTCTAGCTGGGGTGAATTTTCATAATTGTCATAATGTGTTTCTCTTTCTGATTTCTTCCAGGGAGCGGTCCCTAAGGGCAATGCTACCAAGGAATACGTGAGCAGCTTGCAGCTAAAACCAGGAGAAGTCCTTTACAAGTGCCCAAAATGCTGCAGCATCAAGCCACAAAGAGCGCATCACTGCAGGTGAGGAGGGCAACAGGGCCCCAGCTGCTTTATTTACTgtcatgtaataataattatatactaCAACCTGTgtcatattgtttttttgttatgtttatCTGCTGTGCTTTCTGTTTTACTGCAGTATCTGTAAGCGCTGTATTCGGAAAATGGACCACCACTGTCCCTGGGTGAACAACTGTGTGGGGGAGAATAACCAGCGCTTTTTTGTTCTCTTCACTGTAAGTATGGAGACAGcttattgatgatgatgatgatgatgatgatgatgatggtggtgatgatagtGATTATAGTACATTGTTCACTGTATATTGCCCCTTAAACCCAACGCTTTGCTGCCTTGTTGTTATAACTGGATAACACAGTATATTTCATAATAGTTACAGAATAACAGAATTTATAGTAGTACagaatttatagtagttactaagtAGTAAGTCTCAaggttaataactgaacaataaatGAAGTTAAGTTCTAGACTACTTTTCAGAAGTAGTTTTTTCAGGTTTTATGTTGGGGAAGAGCAGAGCTGAAGGATCAGACCGTGCTGATTGACAACAACTTCTGTTACACTTTCTGGAGGGcactttttatcattttattgctAACTTTTGAAAAGATTGCTTGTCCATTCTGTTAGATACACTATACTGCAAGAGCACcctaatcctggtcctggataTCTACTACAGCCAAGAATAGTAAACTTTACCCTATAGCAGCTTTCATACATTAAAATGCTGCTCTGAGGGCTTTACAACGACACAGACGAATTATAGGAgaagaaacagaagacagaaaacggagaaaattaaaatattgaaaaccaaaaattctaaaaaataaacactaaaaataacAAAGTAAAAGAAACATAAAGTGATGTTACCATTAATAAAGCAAACTAGAGAGTTCAACtcgagagttcagatccaataCATCAGCTCTAATATTCATATTCCCCTTAAGGTCTTCATTACTAAGTCTCTTCTTCTGCCTACCTTCCCTTTTCTGTAGATGTACATAGCTATGATCTCCACCTATGCTCTGGTTCTGAGTGTGCTTCAGTTCTACACATGTGTCAGGACTGATTGGAGCGGTGAGTCAATTCATTAGATGCAGAGAATATACTGCACAAATATCATGTAAACCATTTTGTAATCGTATGCATGTATTTGTATTCATTGTCCTTTAACCGATATCCTCCTTTATTATGTCAGAAGATAATGAAGGAAAATGGCAGAGGACTCTTACAGGAGGAGAATAAGAATAacaatattaaaataacatattttgtatgtatgtgtttttttcacttCTGCAGAATGTAGTGATTTTTCTCCCCCTGTGGCTGTACTGCTGATAATCTTCCTCTTCTTGGAGGCTATCCTCTTCCTCACCTTCACTGCGGTGATGTTCAGCACACAGATCCAGTCCATCTGCAGTGATGAGATGGTGAGCCTCACTCCCAAGCTGTCTAATTATCCAGCTTTCCTCTGCTCTAGAGAGAAACCCGGCTTAGGTTAACACTGTTCAAcaagtttgattttattttgaattaattaaatgattaatatgCAACCATTAGAATATTTTTTAAGACACATAATTAAATTGTGTCCCACAGGACCCACGTAGTGTAAAGTGAGGTTTAAAGGTAATTTATTTTCCCCAATACAAGTTGAGCTTTGGTGTCCTAATTTAAATTGCAACTACAAATGAATGGGTAATAATGATTCTGTATGCATATTTGTGCATTTGAGATAAGAGGGCaatgtacattttttcagtGAATTATTCCCTAAAATCTCTTATGTATCAACTACCAAAGGACTTGAGCAGCTCAGTTCATCATCACAGAAATTTGCATGTATTATATTAACCATAGTTATACAGTAACCAAAAGTATGCAGAAACCTGTCCATCACACCAGCAGGAAGGCTTGGCTTGCAGTcaacattccagttcatcctgTGAAACCATGTTTTTATGTAGCTCACTTTGTCCATagacatgctggaacaggaaagagcCTCTCCCAAATGGTTGCCAGAAAATTTGaaacatataaaatgtctttgtatggtatagcattaacattacactTCAATGTAACTAATGGGTCTAACACAAAACCCTAAAAACgaccccagaccattatccctccatTATCctgccaaactttactgttggcagaTATGCAGTCCGGTAAGTAGCATTTTCATTGCATCTGTCAAACCCAgtttcatccatcagactgccagacagtgAAGCGTGatgcatcactccagagaacacgtttcaactgttccagagtccagtggcccTTGGCATTGCACTCAATCTTAGGCTTTTGTGCAGCTGGGCTGTCATGGAAACCAATTTCATGAAGCTATTGAGTTCAAGactttaacatttaaagaaatcaaagggaAAAGCTATCCCATTATTAGGCTATTTTATCTGTTTGTTTAATTCTTGCTAATTTACTGACATATGATTCGTTGTTAAGACCACTGAAAGCCAATAAAAAGAAGTTGCACTGAAATTTAGTTAACTTAAATCAATATGACATAACTTGACTGGTTGTGTTCAAACTTTGACTGTAACATGCAAATTTCTGTAGTGATGAATAACTTCATCTGAGCACtattacaaaataaatgtgttttgtaaGATCCTTTTGAATgataaatatcatttaaatctAAAAGTACTGTATGTAAACCTTATGTAATGCATAAGTATGTGCGGTGCTGTTGTCTAGGTGGCTGAGCGGCTGAAGAATGAGAAGCTCAAGAAAGGCAGACGGGTGCGGTGGGACAGCATGAAGACTGTGTTTGGAGGGCAGCCGTCTTTACTCTGGATTAACCCTTTTGCTGGGCTGCGACTGAGAAAACTCATCACCTCACAAACCTTGAGGGCTGGACCTGAATTTTCTgtctgacacacacatacacacacacacacacacagtctgggAACAAATATTGCTACTGATCAGCAAAATGCTGCTCTATAATTTGAAGgcagtatttaaaaatgtgatttttttatccTAAAGGCTATTTTTTATACTTTGTATAATTTTTAATTAtgtgaaattatttatttatttatttagtttgttcATTTTCCATTAATCATTTGGTGTTGTGCTTTATGTTATGTCTAAATTAATATGCCTCAGGGCAGTCAAAAGGTATCAGATGTTTATGttgtactgtagttttaattttatttttaactatttttaaaataatgctttTCAGATTCTCCTTTGTGTGCTGTTCCTAAGAGTTTATATCACCTGTGTGGTCAAGTTGTACCTCTTAAGTCCACATTGCATTAAATGTCTTGCTATACTAACATATTTCACTCCCAAAAACCAAGATTTACTTATCCTTCATTATTTAATCACAGTGTTAAATGCCTCAAATGACATCTCTGgtacttttgtcattttgcacAGTCAACCTGCTTATGTACTGACTGACACTGATGCAAAATCAGTAAGAACTCTACTGTGGAGATATGATTAATATTTTTGatttataagtgtttataaCTGTTCAGATTGTGCACATTTTACAGCTCAAAGCCTCTCAGGATTACTGCCATATCTGACTTTTACAGCTGATGTATTTGTATATTCCATTTGTAATTTGGATTAAGGCTCTAATTTGAATTTGATCATTAGACATTGTCTGAGTGTCATGCCAGGCTGCTAGTATGGTAAATGGAAAGCGCTCATTGTACCACCcagtgtatttttcttttttactgtatGGCAATGTCATAGAGTACTGTGCCAGAGACTGTGCTTCACTTATTTACTTTCAAGTCAAAACAGTCAGTAAGCATTGAACAGGAATTTACAtaaaagcctcaacaattaaatataatatccaAATTTTCAGCTTTTGTCTTCATTATAGCTTTCACTAATTCTGGAAggtttgctttcagtttttctaagaaatctgcagggatattcttcagaaattcagtcttagaagttggttgcattttctgcttctcctgatccaagtaatcccaaacacattccgTGATGTTGGGATCTGGActctggtcagtccattgttctgagaacaccagcagcttctttctttaATTAGGAaacttttgtctatttccttttctcagtaatggcttcttgacagctacacatccattGTTATCTTCTCATAATTAAAGGATGGAGAGACACacgtggattttttcagatctgaagcaagagcttGGTTTCTTGATTTCAAGAGcatctctctcaaagatgaaagctttaaatgctttttatctgatggggcagttttggtggtttaccagGTCTTTTGGAGAcccttattattttattattttcctttcactttcctcttctttacgcaagtggattatcttatatttaatcagaaatatctcctgaaaaatgaataacttacatCTATTTATGTATAATGTGGTCAGTGTAGATATGTGAAGTGTACTAACATGTTTAAAAGTGTGGTTAAGTGGGGGGAGCCAGCAGCACCTGGGTCCTACCATGAATTTTCCCACTCATAGACACTGTAGACTCTGTGAGCCACACGTCAGgttcagagttaatgatctgcTGATGTTTCAGAGTGAGGCTTCAGCACCTCACAAGCTCAGACTTCTTGCCTCAATAAACAGGTCACCAGACACGATCTCTGCAGGTCTGTAATGCTAGCTGGGTGGTGGTGTGTCCTCCTGCTGTTGTTAGGGTGGCAGTGTGGTGGAGCAGTGAAGGACCTGCGGCCTGATGTGTCTGACCAGGAGCTGTTCTGGGGGACAGATCAATATGACTTTGCCATCGTGCTCCCTGCCTCAGGCCTCGAGTGCTTCTGGCATTTTGCTCACCAAGGAGAACGCTTCTACCTCGACTTTATGGTAATATGACTTATATGACCATGGCTTTGGATATGTGTATGTGGATGCTGCATATtttgtgtgttctgttgtgAGTGACGTTTGCTGTTTTAGTGATTGAACAGATTATATTTCAGTTACAGTAGTGCATGTAAATTACTCAGTACTTTGTACACAACATGTTTTCTGAAGGAAAagataatgcattttatttcatacAGGCCAGAACACATTAGTGAGTTGTTGCCGCCAGCATATGGTCATTCACAGAGGGAAGTCCAAGTACTGTTTTTAATAGTTGGCATATTGTGTGAATCGTATTATGCAGCTTTCTCAGTCACTGTAGAATCCCTAAAGCTCTggtcatcattctggacacacctaacattttattcatttttacatctttCTACAAATGAGTTGAAACCTATGAAGTGTACTAGCATCTTAATAGCATTGTTTGTATGGATTTGCAACAGACTATTTTATGAATGAATTGATATTAATTAAATAGTGATTATATTAATGATTTGTTAATGACACTAATGTCTTAATGTCTAACTACATGTCTTAGAAATACATTCTAAACTAAAACAAATTTGAGTAATTacggaccataatacactggtCTATTGTTCCCACAGTATAAAGTACAGGGTAAGGAAATGGTATTTATTTCAATCACTGAAGTCTTAAGTCATGAGAGTTTAATGAACTCAATGTGATGTGAAGTCATCATATGAGGACTATGTGTGGCTTGTTTAGGTTCAGTGGGTGACCGGAGTGGCCAATGACAGGCATCTCTCGGTGACTGTCAATGCTCCAAGTGGCCTTATCGTGGGCTCGGCCGATGATGCTAAGGGTCAGATTGCCTTTAATGCTGGAGAGACTGGTGAGTGAGAGATGTTAGTTTGTACTGTCACACGTTAGTCAAGTGTGCCAAAGATATTTCCATCTCGATATTTCAATCTCAACACTTGCATTGTGCATTACAGTACAAAACTCATTTTAGAAACTGTCTTAAAGTCCCAGGGAAAGCAGTAAAACAAAGTTTGTATGCTAAACATGagtgttatattaaacatccaacaaagtttgaatgaaaattatgatataaatatgataaaacacaaCTTTAATACCACTGATCAGACCTATCTGAGAACTGTGTGGGCATGGCTAATGAGTaccttgattgacagctctctatccaacattctttgcctgCCCAGCCACTCATACAGAACTAAAATCATTATTCTACTTTTGTGTAGTGGTGACCATGAACAAATGTGCAGACGGACGAATGAAGCAACACCGGAATGACGGAAAGAATGATCAATGTTGGTGTatggataaatgaatgaatggccGGCAGGCAGCTACAGACAGGCCGTCTAGCTCGCTAGCTTTTCATTATACTGGGTTAGCTTTAGCTCGCAAAGTTTCTCTGactctgaagctgttttgtggGTGGGGCAAGAGACGTCAtccttgtgattggtcagaagagTGCTTATGGAAGTGTTACCCAAGATTAGGACTGCCCAGTTTACATAGAGAGATAAATGGTGAAATTGAGAGGTCATTTATTGATAATTACAACATTATTCAAAGGGTAAACTTagtacatgtttactgtttggCTGAAAGAAAAAGATTAACCTACTTAGAAAGGAAACACAGATTTACATACtctggttctttaaagaacaacaaaaaaaagttacagTAGAAACGGTCCCTTTAAAGAACTAAAAACATTGTAACTTCTCCAAAGTCTTTGGTCAATTGAAAATAAAGTAGTTATTGCTGATATGATAATGTGAATTTTTATGATTGTTAttgcttttttatatttacttttttcatatACATGCTTGGACTTTTATTTCAGGTTTCTATCAGATGTGCTTTAGCAACTTCCACAATCGCTTTGGCAGCATGCAGATTTTCTTGAACTTTGGTGTGTACTATGAAGATTCAGATGAtgtcaaaaaccaaaaagaggaagaggagattAAGAAAGAGCAGGATAGGAAGCACTTGAATGACACGCTCACTACTATTGAAGTAAGTTAAAGCATAAACCTCTTTGATATTTCTTCTCAGGTTTGGACTGGAATAGAAGTGCTATAGTTGAAATAAATTAGAAACCTATTTGTAGCGTAGTTATAATTCTTTATACTTCTCTATAATTCAGACTTTTTTCCTGAAACTGTCAAATATATGCACAGGAAAGCTCCTCCCGCGTGCAGGGCTTTGTCTTCCACATGTGGCGTTACTATAACTTTGAGCGAATGAGGAGAGGGGCAGATTACTACCTGCTCCAGTCCAACTCCAACTACGTCAGCACCTGGTCAGTTGTCCAGAGCTTCGTCATCATCATGGCCGGATATCTGCAGCT
Proteins encoded in this region:
- the LOC108418701 gene encoding palmitoyltransferase ZDHHC7-like; the protein is MQSQRLCDEEQQHHLLEQVSSPASLREATARVWFIQDGCGMVCAFITWFLVLYADFVVTFVMLLPSKSVAYAVVNGVLFNCLAVLALTSHLRTMLTDPGAVPKGNATKEYVSSLQLKPGEVLYKCPKCCSIKPQRAHHCSICKRCIRKMDHHCPWVNNCVGENNQRFFVLFTMYIAMISTYALVLSVLQFYTCVRTDWSECSDFSPPVAVLLIIFLFLEAILFLTFTAVMFSTQIQSICSDEMVAERLKNEKLKKGRRVRWDSMKTVFGGQPSLLWINPFAGLRLRKLITSQTLRAGPEFSV
- the LOC108416404 gene encoding transmembrane emp24 domain-containing protein 6-like — encoded protein: MLAGWWCVLLLLLGWQCGGAVKDLRPDVSDQELFWGTDQYDFAIVLPASGLECFWHFAHQGERFYLDFMVQWVTGVANDRHLSVTVNAPSGLIVGSADDAKGQIAFNAGETGFYQMCFSNFHNRFGSMQIFLNFGVYYEDSDDVKNQKEEEEIKKEQDRKHLNDTLTTIEESSSRVQGFVFHMWRYYNFERMRRGADYYLLQSNSNYVSTWSVVQSFVIIMAGYLQLFFLKKLFDTKTTTETDKPRC